A genome region from Microbacterium terricola includes the following:
- a CDS encoding tryptophan-rich sensory protein: MRASDIARQVTVIVATCAMILAAMVGAGLFGGTSVQDLQGGALDADATVLAPARPAFSIWTVIYLGLIAYAIWQALPGQRTSPRQRAVGWWVAVTCLLNGLWLLLAQFSTLPWTVVGIVLLLVALCTLFRIVVLGRVGDEGIIDAALIDGVTGLHLGWVALATVANTTAWLTVIAPEEWGAQSDLIGCLVLTVVALIGLALAWASHWRLAPALAMAWGLSWIAVGRLTGEPASIPIGVAAIVAASIILLPTLVLAAARLVSPATE; this comes from the coding sequence ATGAGAGCCTCCGACATCGCCCGGCAGGTCACCGTGATCGTCGCCACCTGCGCCATGATCCTCGCGGCCATGGTCGGGGCCGGTCTGTTCGGCGGCACCTCGGTGCAGGACCTGCAGGGCGGGGCGCTCGACGCGGATGCCACGGTGCTCGCGCCCGCCCGCCCGGCGTTCTCGATCTGGACCGTGATCTACCTCGGCCTCATCGCGTATGCGATCTGGCAGGCGCTGCCCGGTCAGCGCACGAGTCCCCGTCAGCGCGCGGTCGGCTGGTGGGTGGCGGTGACCTGCCTGCTCAATGGGCTGTGGCTGCTCCTCGCCCAGTTCTCGACGCTGCCGTGGACGGTCGTCGGCATCGTGCTGCTGCTGGTCGCGCTGTGCACCCTCTTCCGGATCGTGGTGCTCGGCCGCGTCGGCGATGAGGGCATCATCGACGCTGCCCTCATCGACGGCGTCACCGGGCTCCACCTGGGCTGGGTGGCCCTGGCGACCGTCGCGAACACCACCGCCTGGCTGACCGTGATCGCCCCCGAAGAGTGGGGGGCGCAGTCCGACCTCATCGGGTGCCTGGTGCTGACCGTCGTCGCCCTGATCGGGCTCGCCCTCGCCTGGGCCAGTCACTGGCGGCTCGCGCCCGCACTGGCGATGGCCTGGGGGCTGAGCTGGATCGCGGTGGGACGGCTCACCGGTGAGCCCGCCAGCATCCCGATCGGCGTCGCCGCCATCGTGGCCGCCTCGATCATCCTGCTGCCGACGCTCGTGCTGGCCGCGGCGCGGCTGGTGAGCCCGGCGACCGAATGA
- a CDS encoding glutamine amidotransferase-related protein, translating into MTSAPLLYVCVRPQQGAAAAEYESFRAATRLDPQRLHQLDLVRDPLPDDVFDRYAGFVVGGSPFNATDPASSKTTAQLALEAGLERIAAAAAGGEGPAALFTCYGIGVVGRMLGGDVSRAYPEDTGPATIEVTAAGRSDPLFGGLADRFTALTAHKEGSVAVPPGGTLLATNADCPVQAYRVGDRLYATQFHPEPTTQAFTERMAIYRNDGYFAAEDYEVISQRVLAASVTEPVRLLRAFARRFADA; encoded by the coding sequence ATGACGTCCGCACCGCTCCTCTATGTGTGCGTGCGGCCGCAGCAGGGGGCCGCCGCGGCGGAGTACGAGTCGTTCCGGGCGGCCACCCGCCTCGATCCGCAGCGACTGCATCAGCTCGACCTGGTGCGCGATCCGCTTCCCGACGACGTGTTCGACCGCTACGCCGGGTTCGTCGTCGGCGGCAGCCCGTTCAACGCCACGGACCCCGCGTCATCGAAGACCACGGCGCAGCTCGCCCTCGAAGCCGGGCTCGAGCGCATCGCGGCGGCTGCGGCCGGCGGCGAGGGACCCGCGGCGCTGTTCACCTGCTACGGCATCGGCGTCGTCGGACGGATGCTGGGCGGCGACGTGAGCCGCGCCTACCCCGAGGACACCGGGCCCGCCACGATCGAGGTCACGGCCGCGGGGCGCTCCGACCCCCTCTTCGGGGGGCTCGCCGACCGGTTCACCGCCCTGACCGCGCACAAGGAGGGCAGCGTCGCCGTGCCCCCTGGCGGCACGCTGCTCGCCACCAACGCGGACTGCCCCGTGCAGGCCTACCGTGTGGGCGACCGGCTGTACGCGACCCAGTTCCACCCTGAGCCGACGACGCAGGCCTTCACCGAGCGGATGGCGATCTACCGCAACGACGGGTACTTCGCCGCCGAGGACTACGAGGTGATCTCCCAGCGGGTGCTGGCGGCATCCGTCACCGAGCCGGTGCGCCTGCTCCGCGCGTTCGCCCGCCGGTTCGCCGACGCCTGA
- a CDS encoding LysR substrate-binding domain-containing protein — protein sequence MAKSGGSRGRPARQANGKGRAAASRTPKPAPRAKPKPPAPEPVVEPAVGPLVLGAIPGATPGKWIDTWKSRHPDAPLELHPLEVQEQRTALAEGIVDAALVRLPIERDGLHVIPLYDELPVVVVGSESHLTAADELDLADLAGEIVVTPRDDVLAVTVPGALAPRFAAPADTAEAIATVAAGVGVVLVPMSLARLHHRKDVAVRPLRDGPTSTVALAWVSERTTPAVDAFVGIVRGRTANSSRG from the coding sequence ATGGCGAAGAGCGGCGGTTCACGCGGGCGCCCGGCGCGCCAGGCGAACGGGAAGGGGCGGGCGGCAGCATCCCGCACACCCAAGCCGGCGCCGCGCGCGAAGCCGAAGCCTCCGGCGCCGGAGCCCGTCGTCGAGCCGGCGGTCGGCCCGCTCGTCCTCGGCGCGATCCCCGGCGCCACCCCGGGCAAGTGGATCGACACCTGGAAGTCGCGCCACCCGGACGCGCCGCTCGAGCTGCATCCCCTCGAGGTCCAGGAGCAGCGGACCGCCCTCGCCGAGGGCATCGTCGACGCGGCGCTCGTCCGCCTCCCGATCGAGCGCGACGGCCTGCACGTCATCCCCCTCTACGACGAGCTGCCCGTCGTCGTCGTGGGGTCCGAGTCGCACCTGACCGCCGCCGACGAGCTCGATCTCGCCGACCTGGCCGGCGAGATCGTCGTCACGCCACGCGACGACGTGCTCGCCGTGACCGTGCCGGGCGCCCTCGCTCCCCGCTTCGCCGCACCCGCCGACACCGCCGAGGCGATCGCGACCGTCGCCGCCGGCGTGGGAGTGGTACTCGTGCCGATGTCGCTCGCGCGACTGCACCACCGCAAGGACGTCGCCGTGCGTCCGCTGCGCGACGGCCCGACCTCCACGGTCGCGCTGGCCTGGGTGTCCGAGCGCACCACACCCGCGGTCGACGCGTTCGTCGGCATCGTCCGTGGCCGCACCGCGAACTCCTCGCGCGGCTGA